In Paenibacillus stellifer, the DNA window CGTCCGGCAAGTTCTTCTGCCCTGAGCCCCAGTTGAATCTTGTTAATGCTCCGAACGTCAATCTGCCGGCTGACGAAATCGGCCTGTTCGGCCTTCAGCCGGGCGAATATTGGGAAGAGCGTGCCCGTCTGTATGTAAAATAAGCAACCCTAAGCTATAGCTCATGTATTGCATACGCCCGTATCCTTTTGAGGAGACGGGCATTTTGTTTATGCTTTTTGGAAAGCTTGATTGCGCGCATTAATTTCATGCTGACTTGCTTTGACCGGATGAAGTGGAGATAATGATACAAACCGGAGGTCGCCTGCCTGGGCGTCTTCCGTTCACATCAAGATAAGGGAGGACAAGCATGCAGCTGATCGCCATGCTCACCATGCTGATCGACCACATCGGCTATATCTTTTTCCCCCAGGACATGGGGTGGAGATATATTGGACGGATCGCTTTTCCCATTTACTGTTATACTCTGGTTCAAGGTCATCTTCACACCTCGTCACACCGCCGTTACTGCCTCCGCCTGCTCGTCATCGCCCTTCTGGCGCAGCTGCCCTTCAATCTTGCGCTGCATGCGGGAGGACTGAATGTCGTCTTTACGCTGCTGCTCTCCGAGCTTGTTCTGATCATGCTGGACCGTCTGCGGACGCCCTGGATTGGCGTCATCGCCGTGCTGCCCGCGCTGTGGATCATGGACCGGCTGCCTCTCGATTACAATGCATACGGACTGCTGCTTGTCCTGATCTTCCGCTACGCCAAGTCCTATTGGCTGGTGCTGCTTCATGCGCTTCTCAATGTGATCTACTTGTTCTACTATGGCTGGACAGTGCAAATGCTCAGCGTTGTGCCAACCCTGATGATCGCGTTCGGGCCGAATGTGTGGAAGTACCTGGAGAAGCGGAAAATACCCCGCCCGATCTGGTGGTCGTTCTATCCTGCGCATCTGGCTGTCCTGGCGCTGATCCGATATATATATTACGGATATGTGCCGCTGCTGGACTGGTGAGGTCTGCTGGCGCTCTAGCTTGGGGATATGCCTAAGATGCTGCTCATGAACGTTAACATTACTTTAATGAAAATGAGTGAATTCGTTTACAGATTATCCCTTTCCTGAGATAATAAATTGGAATGCCAAAATCAGGAGAGAAGAGGGATTCAATGAAATTGAGGAACAAGAGAATCAAATGGCTGCTCCCCGTCCTCGCGCTGCTGCTGGTGCTGGCCGGCTGTCAAACTGTCGGCGGGCTGGATGTGAACAAGGCTCTGCTCGGTAATCTCGATGTGAAGTCTGCGGAGGAGAGCGTAACGTTCTCCATGAAGGCGGTACCCGCAGCAGGAATCAGCGACGAAGACCGCAAGATTGTCGATCTTATCAATTCCTTTTCGGTTCAGGTGAACAGTCTGAAACTGCAAGAGAATGGCGACCTGTCCGCAAGCGGAGCATTGGCTCTGAAAGGGAAGACCATTCCATTCAGTCTGTACATAAACAAAAGTCTGCTTGCCCTTAATGTAGAGGGAGCGAAGAAGCCTTTCTATTATCCGCTGGAGGACTATAACAGCGTTCTGTCCGAGTCCGGAGTGGATCTTGAGAAAGCGGAGAGCCTGAACAAGCTGCTGACTGCTTTTGTGGTCAATAACCTGCCTAACCCGTCGGCCATCAGCGCTTCCGCAGTTACCGACACCGTGTATGGAGAACAGCTTAATCTGATGAAGCTGCATGCCGAAGTTACAGGCGAGGAGCTTCCCGGACTTCTGAAGTCTTTCCTGAAATCCGTATCGCAGGATTCCGAAGGCTTCAAGCAATTCCTAGGAGGTCTGTATGATTATCTGCTTCCGGTCCTGAAGTCGGAAGACACAGCAGATCTTCTGGATGCATATGGATTTGGCGACGTTCCGCTTGACGACAAGGAGCAGGTCGTTACTGTAGCGCATGATGCGGCGAAGCTGGCGATCGATACCGCTCTGCTGATGTATGACACTAAGCTGCAGGAGCTGTACGATAACGCGCCGGAGATCAAGACCGTTCTGGGCAAGGATACCAATCTCAAGGTCGATTTGTTCGTGGACAGCTCGCTTCATGTTCGCAAGGAACAGATGAGCCTGAATGTCGCCCTCCCTCAGGACGATTCGATTCCGATCACCTCCATCTCCTTCCAGTCGGAGGCGCAGGTCTGGAATATCAACGGACCGGTGAAGGCCGATGTAATTGATACTACGGGAGGATTGAATGCTTCCGAACTGTCCTTGTCAGCAGGTACGATTCTCAAGAATCTCAACCCTGATTCCGCATTGTACCATCTGCTGAAAGAGGATCTGGGAATTACCCGCAGATCATTCGATATCGACCCTGAGTACGATAGCTACTTGGTGGAGAATAAGGGGAATACGGCGATGGTATCGGCGCGCTTTCTTGCCAACTACTTTGACGCCAACCTGGAATGGGATGATAGCTCGCGGAAGATTACCATTACGGACGATGTATATGGGACTGCTGTCACGCTGAAGATCGGGTCCAATCAGGCCATCGTGGATGGAAAGGTCATTAAGCTGCCGCAGGCGGTCTATATTGACGAATACGGCCGTGGAATGGTGCCGCTGAGAGCCGTGGCGGAGGCGCTTCATGCCAAAGTAACGGTCAATGAAGATGGAACCATCACCATTTCGCGTGACTAGAATTCAATGATGTTCAGGTAGAAGCTCTGCCACTCTCAGCATTAGCAGCTGGGGAGGCAGGGCTTTTTTTCAGCCGGAAAAAAAGAAACGAAGGAGTTGAATTATCGGAGCAAATGTATTAAGATATAAAAAAGTTAGTACCTAAACAAATTGGAGGTAATTATCATATGTCGAACGGTTACTTTGATGCAGTGAAAAAAAGACGTTCTGTTTACGCAATCAGCAAAGAGCTTCCGGTATCCCAGGAGCAGGTTCAGGAAATCGTGGAGCAGGCTGTTCTGCACAGTCCTAGCTCGTTTAACTCCCAAAGCTCCAGAGCTGTTGTTCTCTTCGGGGACGCCCATGACAAGCTGTGGGATCTGACAAGCGACACGCTGCGCAAAATCGTACCGGCAGAGCAGTTCGAAGGAACTGCACAGAAGATGGCCTCCTTCAAGGCTGGCGCAGGCACGGTGCTCTTCTTCGAAGATGAAGCGGTCGTGAAGAGACTTCAGGAGAATTTCGCGCTGTATGCTGACAACTTCCCGGTATGGGCCAACCAGGCATCCGCAATCCTGCAGCATGTGGTATGGACTGGACTGTCTGAAGCTGGTGTTGGCGCTTCTCTGCAGCACTACAACCCGCTGATTGACGATGAAGTGAAATCGACCTGGGGACTTCCTGCAGAGTGGAAGCTGATTGCGCAGTTGCCATTCGGCGGCATTGTAACTGCTCCGGGAGAGAAAGAATTCGAACCTGTTGAGAAGCGGGTCAAAGTATTCAAATAACATCTTCAAATATCATGGAACACCGGCTGGATGAGATCCGGCAAGATGAAGCCGTTCCCTTTGGGATGGCTTTTTATCTTGAAGCCATACTAGCTATATAGCCATGTGTCAGAACGCTTTGTCCGGCTGCAACTGCACTCAGAAAGGAAGATGTCCATATGATGAAACAACTGATGCTGTACCCGTTTCTCTGGATGTTAGGTCTGTCTATTCTGTTTCTTATCGACAGGGCGATGGGTCAGAGCATCGGCGATACGATAGTTGCCTTTCGTTCGTACTTAACCTCGTCCAGCATTGAAGAGACGATTGCAGTGATTGTGTTGGCCTGCGCGCCAATTGCGGTTCCATTCTTCTCTCTTGTGAGCAAATAACCCGGCTACTGCCGGTAAAGAGCAAACCGACGGCGTATCAGGTGAACGAGAAACAAGAGAAGCGGTATAAATGCAGCCAAGATCAGGACAATCATAATAGAGACTCGTCCTTCAATGAGATGCTCCGGATAATTCTCGGCGCTCATGACAGACAGGAACAGAAGCGACAATCCCGACAGGCAAAACCGCCTTGCGGGAGTCCTGTATCTTGAACAGATCGGTGGCAATGGCTGACACAGCATAGCAGTAGATAGTCAGCTTGAAGAACACCCCGATTATCAAAGTCAGGAAGACAAAGGCGTCCAGTCGCTGTATGAAATCTGCCAGATTCACAAGCGCAATGGTTGTAAACAAAGGGAAAGTTGCTCTGGAATAAATATCTTCGCCTAGAACGGAGATTTCTATAGCATGTGTGATCGTTAGCAGGATACCGCTCAATATCATTGCTATCATACCGGTCTTGCCTGCACGACCGCTTTTGTTCAAGTGGGGAATGATCGTTGTAAAGACGACTGTTTCAAGAAAAGGAAAGACCCAAACATTCGGATAAGCGGATATTACTGCGGTCTTCCAATCCCTGAGGTGCAGAGGGAACAGATTCGACATATCGGGAAGGCCGGAGACGATGACAACAAAGTTGCAGCTGACCCCCATTAGAATCATGATAACGAAGTAAATCTCCGCGGTACGCCCAAGTACCGTCGTTCCCTGGTTCAGTATATATATGACGGCGATGATCATAAAGGCGCTTGTGAAAATGATCGGGGTTCGGTCATAAGAAGCAGCTGTCAGCAGACTGGCTGCTTCGCGCAAATTGCGAGATCCATTATAAAGAAACTGCGCGATGTACAGCAGATTGACGGGCCAGGCGATCCACTTGCCCAAAATGTTCACCGTAATCCCGCTGAGTATTTTGCCAGGGAACTGGCGGGACAAATAGACATAGATGAGGTAGAACAGAACACCCCCCGGAACAGCCATTAAAATAGACAACCATATCGTCCGCTTGCTTTCCAGTCCGATGGGCACAACCAGCGCCGTTCCCAGCTCGAACAATACCATCATTGCAAATAGTTGATTGGACGTGAGACGTTCTTTATTCATCGGCATTTTCCCCTCGGTTCCTTGCACATTATTTCATGTGAGACTTATACGGATTGAGCCTCATCCCGGTGTTGCGGATATACACCTCGACCTTAACATCAAGCTCACCCTTGGCGAAGACTTCGGGCCAATTGTCCTTGACGCGATCCCACTGCGAGGGATTGCTGCGCTTCAGTTCATTTCCGAAATTGAACACATCGGCTTGAAACCGCTGGGCCGCCCGTATGCCATCTTCAACTTCCTTAATGGTCTGCTTCTTTACTTTTTCTTGAAGTATCTTTATGGTCTGCCCGTTCGCGAAAGGTACCGAACTGTGACTTTCGAGTATTGTGCCTTCTTCACGGATTGATATATGAAAGACAGGGGTTCCGTCTCGAAGCTCGGTATGGATATGGGTAATGGCCGAAAAAATATTAACCGCAATCTCTTCCTCGTCTTCATCTGTTTTGACATTAAGCACCGTCTCGCTAATCTTATTCGTTACCCATTGGATGCCTCTTGCTTCAGATCCATCGATCCATTCAGCCAGCTTCTCATCCTTGAACAGACCCATTCCTTTCATTATGAGCGTCTCGGAAGGCTCGGTCTGCTCCAGATTTGATTTGCTGCCTCCCTGATTACGATTGCCGCCTGTAATGATACCGCTTAGAGCGATTTCTCCTTCGCCGGTAATTCCCTTTACGAGGTCGACCACCCGGATATGCTGTGTTTCTCCCCATACCCTGGCCGAGTTATCACTCTTCCGGACCAAGCCTATTGAGGAGATGTTCTCTATTGGAACCAGAACCTTCAGAATGGACCCGGCATCCGACTCTCTGGCCAGCAGGACCGGCGTATTGAGGCGCAGTTCATGTGAGCGTTCAAAAATATCGAATATTCTAACGATTCCCTTGCGGGCCATTGACTCGCCGATCACAAGCAGCTGTGTGTGTGCGAAGAACAGCTGCCGGCTTGTCTTTCTGGACGCCTTGCGAAGAGCGCCGAACAGGGTAGGGTCGCTAACTGTAGCCAAATACACCCCCGGCTGCTGTGTGGTTGCGCCTTTGCTGGTCGAAGTCGCCGATGGAATCACAATCTGGAAGGTGACCTTATAATCTTTGCCGTTCGAAGCCAGGTCGATTCCGATCCCGCTGACGATGGCCAGCTTGTTCAATTCACGGCTGTTCCAGCATCCGGACAGGGTGGAGGATGTCACTGCCGCAAGAACGATACATAGAATAAGGCGCTTAATTCTCACTAGAAGAATTCCCTCCGCTTCGCTCCGGATTGTTGATGGATTTCGTACGGCGCGAATTCCGCATGAAATACAGAGGCGCGCGGAAAATCGTATCCTTCTGGTCCTTGGCGATAAATGGAGCGAACGGTGACATAAACGGTGAGCCGAGTGAGTTAAGGCTGCACAAATGAGCGGTCAGGATCAGCGCCATGATCGTAATGCCGTAAAGTCCCATGAATGCGGCCATGAAGATAATCACGAAACGGAGCATCCGGATGGATAGCGCCATGTTAAAAGCCGGCATCGCGAAGCTGGAAATCCCCGTGAGCGATACGACAATGACCATAGCGGGAGAGACGATCCCGGCTTCCACCGCTGCCTGACCCAGCACAAGCCCGCCGATAATCGAAACGGTCTGACCGATGGTGGAAGGCAGGCGAATCCCGGCTTCCCGGATGATCTCGAATGTGACTTCCATCAGAAGAGCTTCGATAAAGGTTGGAAAAGGCACGCCCTCGCGCTGTGACGCCAGATTGATCAGCAGAGGAGTGGGAATCATCTCCTGATGAAAATTCAGGGCGGCCACGAACAAGGCGGGGCCAAACATGGAAATAATCAGGCAGATCAATCGCAGTATCCGGATCAGCGTCGAGAAATCAAACCGCTGGTAATAGTCCTCGACCGTATGAAGAAACATAAAAAAGCTGGAAGGTGCGATCAGCACAAAAGGTGTGCCGTCCACGAACACCGCAATCCG includes these proteins:
- a CDS encoding Ger(x)C family spore germination protein is translated as MRIKRLILCIVLAAVTSSTLSGCWNSRELNKLAIVSGIGIDLASNGKDYKVTFQIVIPSATSTSKGATTQQPGVYLATVSDPTLFGALRKASRKTSRQLFFAHTQLLVIGESMARKGIVRIFDIFERSHELRLNTPVLLARESDAGSILKVLVPIENISSIGLVRKSDNSARVWGETQHIRVVDLVKGITGEGEIALSGIITGGNRNQGGSKSNLEQTEPSETLIMKGMGLFKDEKLAEWIDGSEARGIQWVTNKISETVLNVKTDEDEEEIAVNIFSAITHIHTELRDGTPVFHISIREEGTILESHSSVPFANGQTIKILQEKVKKQTIKEVEDGIRAAQRFQADVFNFGNELKRSNPSQWDRVKDNWPEVFAKGELDVKVEVYIRNTGMRLNPYKSHMK
- a CDS encoding GerAB/ArcD/ProY family transporter, translating into MNKERLTSNQLFAMMVLFELGTALVVPIGLESKRTIWLSILMAVPGGVLFYLIYVYLSRQFPGKILSGITVNILGKWIAWPVNLLYIAQFLYNGSRNLREAASLLTAASYDRTPIIFTSAFMIIAVIYILNQGTTVLGRTAEIYFVIMILMGVSCNFVVIVSGLPDMSNLFPLHLRDWKTAVISAYPNVWVFPFLETVVFTTIIPHLNKSGRAGKTGMIAMILSGILLTITHAIEISVLGEDIYSRATFPLFTTIALVNLADFIQRLDAFVFLTLIIGVFFKLTIYCYAVSAIATDLFKIQDSRKAVLPVGIVASVPVCHERRELSGASH
- a CDS encoding TraX family protein, encoding MQLIAMLTMLIDHIGYIFFPQDMGWRYIGRIAFPIYCYTLVQGHLHTSSHRRYCLRLLVIALLAQLPFNLALHAGGLNVVFTLLLSELVLIMLDRLRTPWIGVIAVLPALWIMDRLPLDYNAYGLLLVLIFRYAKSYWLVLLHALLNVIYLFYYGWTVQMLSVVPTLMIAFGPNVWKYLEKRKIPRPIWWSFYPAHLAVLALIRYIYYGYVPLLDW
- a CDS encoding copper amine oxidase N-terminal domain-containing protein, whose protein sequence is MKLRNKRIKWLLPVLALLLVLAGCQTVGGLDVNKALLGNLDVKSAEESVTFSMKAVPAAGISDEDRKIVDLINSFSVQVNSLKLQENGDLSASGALALKGKTIPFSLYINKSLLALNVEGAKKPFYYPLEDYNSVLSESGVDLEKAESLNKLLTAFVVNNLPNPSAISASAVTDTVYGEQLNLMKLHAEVTGEELPGLLKSFLKSVSQDSEGFKQFLGGLYDYLLPVLKSEDTADLLDAYGFGDVPLDDKEQVVTVAHDAAKLAIDTALLMYDTKLQELYDNAPEIKTVLGKDTNLKVDLFVDSSLHVRKEQMSLNVALPQDDSIPITSISFQSEAQVWNINGPVKADVIDTTGGLNASELSLSAGTILKNLNPDSALYHLLKEDLGITRRSFDIDPEYDSYLVENKGNTAMVSARFLANYFDANLEWDDSSRKITITDDVYGTAVTLKIGSNQAIVDGKVIKLPQAVYIDEYGRGMVPLRAVAEALHAKVTVNEDGTITISRD
- a CDS encoding spore germination protein produces the protein MDKALADSFVSHLTSFNSSAEFGDGMPIAGLFLSFAQEKAISMTKQIEIKDWDSLYTTLLSGCTVVVIDGLDRGIGAEMSGGETRPISEAATQVSIRGSKESFSETIGTNIALVRRRIKSRDLWTESFQIGRVTQTTVTMMYVHSLADENKINELRKRLQEIRIDSILESGYIEQLIEQKKYTPFPTLYNTERPDSVAGNLLDGRIAVFVDGTPFVLIAPSSFFMFLHTVEDYYQRFDFSTLIRILRLICLIISMFGPALFVAALNFHQEMIPTPLLINLASQREGVPFPTFIEALLMEVTFEIIREAGIRLPSTIGQTVSIIGGLVLGQAAVEAGIVSPAMVIVVSLTGISSFAMPAFNMALSIRMLRFVIIFMAAFMGLYGITIMALILTAHLCSLNSLGSPFMSPFAPFIAKDQKDTIFRAPLYFMRNSRRTKSINNPERSGGNSSSEN
- a CDS encoding nitroreductase family protein — encoded protein: MSNGYFDAVKKRRSVYAISKELPVSQEQVQEIVEQAVLHSPSSFNSQSSRAVVLFGDAHDKLWDLTSDTLRKIVPAEQFEGTAQKMASFKAGAGTVLFFEDEAVVKRLQENFALYADNFPVWANQASAILQHVVWTGLSEAGVGASLQHYNPLIDDEVKSTWGLPAEWKLIAQLPFGGIVTAPGEKEFEPVEKRVKVFK